One genomic region from Leptospiraceae bacterium encodes:
- a CDS encoding amidohydrolase: protein MSIIKVTLFQKNIKQDINRDQKVKLISQKSDFLVFPEYFPLTGRWTEKNPIENSKIYIDRLLEVSEYYKGVIIGGSVFREFNGEIYNSCPIIKDLSLIDWYDKKKVKDNSGSLKLSPGKSEGIFILSGVRFGVCLGDDIRDESILQSFQDEKVEIIFNPCSIGMVSNEEESYAEDLKTFPELSGKFSLNLVRVCSLGDIFSSRLTGRSLYSSASGIKWKVAPFENQTEIIKTLSITLSGKIS, encoded by the coding sequence ATGTCAATAATTAAGGTTACTTTATTTCAAAAGAACATAAAGCAGGACATAAATAGAGATCAGAAGGTTAAGCTTATTTCCCAGAAGTCTGATTTTCTGGTATTTCCTGAATATTTTCCTTTAACCGGTAGATGGACTGAGAAAAATCCTATTGAAAACTCTAAAATTTATATCGATAGGCTTCTAGAGGTATCAGAATACTATAAAGGAGTAATTATCGGGGGAAGCGTTTTTCGTGAGTTTAATGGAGAGATTTATAATTCCTGTCCTATTATAAAAGATCTATCACTTATTGATTGGTATGACAAAAAAAAAGTAAAAGATAATTCCGGCTCTCTGAAATTAAGTCCGGGTAAAAGTGAAGGTATTTTTATTCTTTCCGGGGTTCGATTTGGAGTTTGTCTGGGAGATGATATTCGGGACGAGTCTATTTTACAGTCTTTTCAGGATGAAAAAGTAGAAATTATTTTTAATCCCTGTAGTATCGGTATGGTTTCAAATGAAGAAGAAAGTTATGCTGAAGATCTAAAAACTTTTCCTGAATTATCCGGTAAGTTTTCTTTAAACCTGGTTCGGGTTTGTAGCCTCGGTGATATTTTTTCTTCAAGGTTAACCGGAAGGAGCCTTTATTCTTCGGCCAGCGGGATAAAATGGAAAGTGGCACCTTTCGAAAACCAGACAGAAATAATCAAAACTTTAAGTATCACTTTATCCGGAAAAATTTCCTAA